One window of the Rhodohalobacter sp. SW132 genome contains the following:
- a CDS encoding VTT domain-containing protein, whose product MNRLSVRVLLFLVTLYLISFSVRFLFPVEEKPHLHENRVELEWEQKTIQFSYLEFGNQQTGSPILIFPDPFTNLTRLEPLAQRLSDQWKVLIPEFPTHSLDGERLSHSPASRASMAAAWLEATGIDSLHVAGYGFGNGTAIDFIDATRDNNFGVNSYVMMSALGVEEYHFLGYHVLNQPIYSLLYPIGIAVEYLLPIAGWYQFNTVDLERVRIMNSLDQREYRNILNSIEMPSQILHGKNDSHVSPETAIEHHRIIPQSELHLFEGGHLSVYENVEQWVREMAQFLQHVEQGQGVTRAQADTQRVEESNRSFRFEDVPPVHGWGLVLIILLLSSVTIVSEDLGCIGGGLLVAGGVIPLWVAFLTIYIGIILVDTFIYWIGRILGRPVIEKAPFRWLISKKDVDLSAEMFRDNGFKIIFASRFLPGTRFPTYFTAGLLKTNFRLFLLYFIVAITIWTPLLLGISIIAGQQMLEYLQIYQEYTIHIFVGLVIGLYLLFKIVLPLATKKGRREFAVRIIRMKQRLFGESN is encoded by the coding sequence ATGAACCGGTTATCCGTTCGGGTACTGCTCTTTCTTGTAACATTATATCTTATATCATTCTCGGTCCGTTTTCTGTTTCCGGTAGAAGAGAAACCACACCTTCATGAGAACAGAGTTGAACTGGAGTGGGAACAGAAGACTATTCAGTTCAGCTATCTTGAATTCGGAAATCAACAAACCGGCTCACCAATTTTGATCTTTCCGGATCCATTCACCAATCTGACCCGGCTTGAACCACTTGCACAGCGTTTATCAGATCAATGGAAAGTTCTGATTCCCGAATTTCCAACACATTCGTTGGATGGAGAAAGACTCAGCCATTCACCGGCTTCAAGGGCCTCGATGGCCGCAGCCTGGCTGGAAGCCACTGGAATTGATTCTCTGCACGTTGCCGGATACGGATTTGGAAACGGTACCGCCATTGATTTTATCGATGCCACCCGCGACAATAATTTCGGGGTAAACAGCTATGTCATGATGTCTGCTTTGGGTGTGGAGGAATATCATTTCCTCGGTTATCATGTGCTCAATCAGCCGATCTATTCACTATTGTATCCTATTGGAATCGCAGTAGAATATCTGTTACCGATAGCAGGATGGTACCAGTTTAATACTGTGGACCTGGAACGGGTCAGGATAATGAATTCGCTCGATCAAAGAGAGTATCGGAATATCCTCAACTCCATCGAAATGCCCTCACAAATTCTGCATGGTAAAAATGATTCGCACGTTTCACCAGAGACAGCAATTGAACACCACAGAATTATTCCTCAGAGTGAACTACACCTTTTTGAGGGTGGACATCTCTCCGTTTATGAAAATGTTGAGCAATGGGTACGGGAAATGGCGCAATTTCTGCAGCATGTTGAGCAGGGCCAGGGAGTAACAAGAGCGCAGGCTGATACACAGAGAGTTGAGGAATCAAACCGGTCATTTCGATTTGAGGATGTGCCACCCGTTCATGGCTGGGGACTTGTGCTAATCATTTTGTTGCTGAGCAGCGTAACAATTGTCAGTGAGGACCTTGGGTGCATCGGGGGCGGTTTGCTCGTAGCGGGCGGCGTAATTCCCCTGTGGGTGGCCTTCCTAACCATATATATTGGGATTATTCTGGTAGATACTTTTATATACTGGATCGGCAGAATTTTAGGGCGACCTGTGATTGAAAAAGCTCCGTTTCGCTGGCTGATCAGCAAAAAAGATGTTGATTTATCCGCTGAAATGTTTCGTGACAATGGGTTCAAAATAATTTTTGCCAGCCGGTTTCTTCCCGGCACCCGCTTTCCAACCTATTTTACAGCAGGCTTGCTGAAGACAAATTTCCGGTTATTCCTGCTCTATTTTATAGTTGCAATAACGATCTGGACGCCGCTGCTTCTTGGAATCTCAATTATTGCCGGACAGCAGATGCTGGAATATTTACAAATCTATCAGGAATATACCATCCACATTTTTGTCGGCCTTGTGATAGGGCTGTACCTGCTTTTCAAGATTGTATTGCCACTTGCAACAAAAAAGGGGAGGCGGGAATTTGCGGTTCGTATTATCCGTATGAAACAGCGATTATTTGGTGAATCAAATTGA
- a CDS encoding 1-acyl-sn-glycerol-3-phosphate acyltransferase gives MRSLFAIVKVSLVILATLTIYAGYIAGLGVLKLFRRQGDAWLNRILKLWGRSISRLLSIRVTVEGPIPSAPFFLVSNHLSYVDIIVLFRTLHTTFVAKAEIADWPVLGTIAKSVGIVFIDRKNKMDIARVNEEISGKVTDTRGLTLFPEGTTSPGEKLLRFRPSLLEYPSKSKLGVHYCVLHYSTCPNSDPAHETVCWWGDDPIHTHLYNLAKQKNINATITFGDNVLHDSDRKLLAEKLHNKMSAIFTPISSEVDTKYEPIQF, from the coding sequence ATGAGAAGTTTATTCGCTATTGTAAAAGTTTCATTAGTCATTTTAGCTACCCTTACTATCTATGCGGGGTATATCGCCGGGCTTGGAGTTTTAAAACTCTTTCGCAGGCAAGGCGATGCCTGGCTAAATCGAATCCTGAAATTATGGGGAAGAAGCATTAGCCGCCTGCTCTCAATAAGGGTAACTGTAGAAGGCCCTATCCCAAGTGCTCCATTTTTCCTGGTAAGCAACCACCTGAGTTATGTGGATATTATTGTCTTGTTCCGGACACTACATACCACATTTGTTGCTAAAGCAGAAATAGCCGACTGGCCGGTACTCGGTACAATTGCTAAATCAGTTGGGATTGTTTTTATCGACCGTAAGAATAAAATGGACATTGCACGAGTGAATGAAGAGATTTCAGGAAAAGTTACCGATACCCGCGGACTCACCCTGTTTCCGGAAGGAACGACCTCTCCGGGAGAAAAATTATTACGTTTTCGTCCATCACTGCTTGAATATCCTTCAAAATCTAAACTTGGCGTACACTATTGTGTGCTTCATTATAGTACTTGTCCGAATTCAGATCCAGCACATGAAACCGTTTGCTGGTGGGGTGATGATCCTATACACACCCATTTATATAATCTTGCAAAACAAAAAAATATCAATGCAACCATTACATTCGGGGACAATGTACTGCATGATTCAGATAGAAAACTTCTTGCAGAAAAACTGCATAACAAAATGAGTGCTATTTTTACCCCCATTTCTTCAGAAGTTGACACCAAATACGAACCGATTCAGTTTTAA
- a CDS encoding alpha/beta fold hydrolase, giving the protein MLYYKTFIKDPSLDWVVFIHGAGGSSSIWFKQVRAYQEAFNVMLVDLRGHGKSKEMSTMKAYYKEKYTFKTVSRDVLEVLRNNKIDSAHFVGVSLGTIIIRTIAELKPEVVQSAVMCGAITRMDVRSRILVWLGHTFKKIVPFIWLYKLFAWVIMPKKNHQESRSMFISDAKNLAKKEFLKWFRLTYDVNPLLRYFKEKEMQNPTLYVMGSEDHMFLPPVKKMIADFERSSLHVIEGCGHVCNIEEPDLFNEISIKFLKNNATHLQQETA; this is encoded by the coding sequence ATGCTCTATTACAAAACTTTTATCAAAGACCCGTCTCTGGATTGGGTTGTTTTTATCCACGGTGCCGGCGGGTCCTCATCGATCTGGTTTAAGCAGGTGCGGGCTTACCAGGAGGCTTTCAATGTTATGCTGGTTGATTTACGGGGGCATGGCAAATCGAAAGAGATGAGCACGATGAAGGCATACTACAAAGAGAAATATACATTTAAAACCGTAAGCCGAGATGTGCTGGAAGTTCTCAGAAATAATAAGATTGATAGTGCTCATTTTGTAGGTGTTTCTCTCGGTACAATCATCATTCGAACAATTGCCGAGCTCAAACCTGAAGTTGTGCAATCAGCCGTTATGTGCGGTGCGATCACGCGGATGGATGTTCGCTCCCGCATATTAGTTTGGCTTGGACACACATTTAAAAAAATTGTTCCGTTCATTTGGCTGTATAAACTTTTTGCGTGGGTCATCATGCCAAAAAAAAATCACCAGGAATCCAGAAGCATGTTTATCAGTGATGCCAAAAATCTGGCCAAAAAAGAGTTCCTGAAATGGTTTCGTCTAACCTACGATGTAAATCCGCTGTTACGCTATTTTAAAGAGAAAGAGATGCAGAATCCCACACTTTACGTGATGGGCAGTGAAGATCACATGTTTTTACCCCCTGTTAAAAAAATGATCGCCGATTTTGAACGAAGTTCACTGCATGTAATCGAGGGATGCGGACATGTATGCAACATTGAGGAACCCGACCTGTTTAACGAAATCTCTATCAAATTTTTAAAGAACAACGCTACTCACCTTCAGCAGGAAACGGCATAG
- a CDS encoding PilN domain-containing protein, translated as MFKPKEYIGISLEGDSIKVARVVSEKNQLRLIRVDQLTLVEPIKKAQPASVLEKEPAGDVFDDDELDADLIFGLDDDSPDPEPESKKEGSSKSSDDDIFGEIDLDDLDADVFSEDENEDLVSQSDDSISNEKLIYDYLTTVESDNKQVAVNIPAGDTVFQFLSDLNYSEIKKKEVLEILEEKLYALYNRKPNEELYDFKIRDDGTLIIGSVDNESPTLKLMLQAGERFNLKSQVQDVLPDESVMMGMYRTHYEMNSEIITALLQIGKKKSRLLFMKGDQLLQVSPVINEGFDHKNYLSTIFSKILFQIDTGEVPALDQLIIFNNGNGKKVTDFFQSSFSELNVEEFAFNSDKLLYEESLTEIVPFYTTAIGLAEIAAKGDIRKNIDLSFLPSYVVDQQKIFRLQWHGVLLLVLIGLSPIILNFFYQQNSAEIDSLQLRSNQLNMMIADVNPLVTRSEELSQELSLMQDQLNLLRELNEDNIRWTVTMDRFNRALQNTGSTWITSFRQNDDVLMVDGYSLFKDRIPLLAGQFETVTLLNVRKQELRERDIFSFSMMIREVVDDRSLFTPGESAEIQQASTQ; from the coding sequence ATGTTTAAACCTAAAGAATATATCGGCATTAGCCTGGAAGGGGATTCCATAAAAGTTGCCCGTGTTGTTTCAGAAAAAAATCAACTGAGACTTATTCGTGTAGATCAGCTGACGCTTGTAGAGCCGATTAAGAAAGCTCAGCCTGCATCAGTTCTTGAAAAAGAGCCCGCCGGAGATGTTTTTGACGATGATGAACTCGATGCCGATCTGATTTTCGGGCTTGATGATGATAGTCCTGATCCCGAACCGGAATCAAAAAAAGAAGGATCCTCCAAATCCAGCGACGACGACATTTTTGGAGAGATCGATCTGGATGACCTGGATGCTGATGTTTTCTCTGAGGATGAGAATGAAGACCTGGTTTCTCAATCTGATGATTCGATTTCGAATGAAAAACTGATCTACGATTACCTCACAACAGTTGAATCAGACAACAAGCAGGTAGCGGTTAATATTCCTGCCGGAGATACGGTTTTTCAGTTTCTGAGCGATTTAAACTATTCAGAAATCAAAAAGAAGGAAGTTCTCGAAATTCTTGAAGAGAAACTATATGCTCTTTACAATCGGAAACCGAATGAAGAACTCTACGATTTCAAGATCCGTGACGATGGTACACTCATTATTGGTTCCGTAGATAATGAATCGCCGACACTGAAACTTATGCTTCAGGCCGGGGAACGGTTTAACCTGAAAAGTCAGGTTCAGGATGTGCTTCCCGATGAATCGGTAATGATGGGAATGTATCGTACCCATTATGAGATGAATTCTGAAATTATAACTGCACTTCTGCAGATCGGGAAAAAGAAGAGCCGGTTGCTTTTTATGAAAGGGGATCAGCTCCTGCAGGTTTCTCCTGTGATTAACGAAGGGTTTGATCACAAGAATTATTTGAGTACGATATTTTCAAAAATTCTCTTTCAGATTGATACCGGGGAAGTCCCTGCACTCGATCAGCTGATCATATTTAATAATGGTAACGGCAAAAAAGTCACCGATTTTTTTCAGTCAAGTTTCAGTGAACTGAATGTTGAAGAGTTCGCCTTCAACAGCGATAAACTGCTCTACGAAGAATCTCTGACAGAGATCGTACCGTTTTATACAACCGCGATCGGGCTGGCAGAAATTGCGGCAAAGGGTGATATCCGGAAAAATATCGATCTGTCATTTCTTCCATCCTATGTGGTCGATCAGCAAAAGATCTTCAGGCTTCAATGGCATGGTGTGTTACTCCTTGTGCTGATAGGGCTTAGTCCAATTATACTAAACTTTTTCTATCAGCAAAACAGTGCTGAAATCGATTCTCTTCAGCTTCGCTCTAATCAGCTGAATATGATGATTGCAGATGTGAATCCCCTGGTGACACGATCTGAAGAACTTTCACAGGAACTCAGCCTGATGCAGGATCAGCTTAACCTGTTGCGAGAACTTAATGAAGATAACATCCGGTGGACAGTAACGATGGATCGCTTCAACAGGGCTTTACAGAATACGGGCAGCACCTGGATCACCTCGTTCAGGCAGAATGATGATGTGCTGATGGTAGATGGCTATTCGCTTTTTAAGGACAGAATACCCCTGCTTGCCGGTCAGTTTGAAACGGTAACGCTGCTCAATGTTCGTAAACAGGAATTACGGGAGCGCGATATCTTTTCATTCTCCATGATGATTCGGGAAGTCGTAGATGACCGCTCTCTTTTTACACCCGGTGAATCTGCTGAAATTCAACAAGCTTCAACTCAATAG